One segment of Streptomyces sp. NBC_01463 DNA contains the following:
- a CDS encoding alpha/beta hydrolase, translated as MNTRRHRAASAILLALALSAPLLGAAPAASAHQGTRASSPAPHTSGPALPVPTGPYAVGRHTLHLVDRHRTDPWVPAAGNRELMVSVFYPARGTSGSPAAYMTAAEAELLLEARGVGGAVPAATVAGTRTHARDGAHPAAGRFPLVLLSPGFSMPRSTLTSLAVELAGRGYVVAAVDHAYESVGTVFPGGRMLPCVACEQAGTKEELAGVVRGRAKDLSFVIDELTKGRRAGALSRAIDPGRIGIAGHSIGGASAAATMAADRRVRAGADLDGDFFVDPAATGLGRRPFMMLGAESTHGPGSADSDWPAAWRHLDGWKRWLTVTGAEHFSFTDLPWLAARLGLEDPAAPLSGERSWFLTRDYVAAFFDLHLRGLPQPVLDGPAAAYPEVVFRQP; from the coding sequence GTGAACACCAGACGCCACAGAGCCGCATCGGCCATCCTGCTCGCCCTCGCCCTGTCCGCCCCGCTGCTGGGCGCCGCACCCGCCGCCTCCGCCCACCAGGGCACGCGGGCTTCCTCCCCGGCTCCGCACACGAGCGGGCCGGCGCTGCCGGTCCCCACCGGTCCGTACGCGGTGGGCCGCCACACCCTGCACCTGGTCGACAGGCACCGCACCGACCCGTGGGTGCCTGCGGCGGGGAACCGGGAGCTGATGGTGTCGGTGTTCTACCCGGCGCGCGGGACGAGCGGTTCCCCGGCCGCGTACATGACCGCCGCCGAGGCGGAGCTCCTGCTGGAGGCCAGAGGGGTCGGTGGTGCGGTGCCCGCCGCGACGGTCGCGGGGACGCGTACACATGCCCGGGACGGCGCGCACCCGGCGGCGGGGCGGTTCCCCCTGGTGCTGCTCTCGCCGGGGTTCTCGATGCCGCGCTCCACCCTCACGTCGCTGGCCGTCGAACTCGCCGGTCGCGGCTATGTCGTCGCCGCCGTGGACCACGCGTACGAGTCCGTCGGGACGGTGTTCCCCGGAGGGCGCATGCTGCCCTGCGTGGCCTGCGAGCAGGCCGGCACGAAAGAGGAGCTGGCAGGTGTCGTACGCGGCCGGGCGAAGGACCTGTCCTTCGTGATCGACGAGCTGACGAAGGGCCGGCGGGCGGGGGCGCTGTCGCGCGCGATCGACCCGGGCCGGATCGGAATCGCCGGGCATTCGATCGGGGGCGCGAGCGCCGCGGCGACCATGGCCGCCGATCGCCGGGTACGGGCCGGGGCCGACCTGGACGGTGACTTCTTCGTGGACCCCGCCGCCACGGGGCTCGGCCGGCGCCCGTTCATGATGCTCGGCGCCGAGTCGACGCACGGCCCCGGCAGCGCGGACAGCGACTGGCCCGCGGCATGGCGGCATCTGGACGGCTGGAAGCGCTGGCTGACGGTGACCGGCGCCGAGCACTTCTCGTTCACCGATCTGCCGTGGCTCGCCGCCCGGCTGGGCCTGGAGGATCCCGCCGCACCGCTCTCCGGGGAGCGCAGCTGGTTCCTCACCCGCGACTACGTGGCCGCCTTCTTCGACCTCCACCTGCGGGGCCTGCCTCAGCCGGTACTCGACGGGCCGGCGGCCGCGTATCCAGAGGTCGTGTTCCGGCAGCCGTGA
- a CDS encoding DinB family protein: protein MHGTAHGAEHKQDLRLYLQDARDVFLWKLEGLSEYDIRRPLTPTGTNLLGLVKHVTGAEGFYFGGVFGRPVDAPELWIAGDAEPDADLWATADETRDGIVAQYRRVWAHSDETIEALDLDTTGRLPGGEGREITLHRALVHMVAETQRHAGHADVVRELIDGATGQREKGRNMAPGDAARWADHRARVERAAREAAAG from the coding sequence GTGCACGGGACAGCGCACGGGGCGGAACACAAGCAGGACCTGCGGCTGTACCTGCAGGATGCCCGCGACGTGTTCCTGTGGAAGCTGGAGGGGCTGTCGGAGTACGACATCCGGCGCCCCCTGACTCCTACCGGCACCAACCTGCTGGGGCTGGTCAAGCACGTCACCGGAGCCGAGGGGTTCTACTTCGGCGGCGTCTTCGGGCGCCCGGTCGACGCGCCGGAGCTCTGGATCGCCGGTGACGCCGAGCCGGACGCGGACCTGTGGGCGACGGCCGACGAGACCCGGGACGGGATCGTCGCGCAGTACCGCCGGGTGTGGGCCCACTCCGACGAGACGATCGAGGCGCTGGACCTCGACACGACGGGCCGGCTCCCCGGCGGAGAGGGCAGGGAGATCACCCTCCACCGGGCCCTCGTCCACATGGTCGCCGAGACCCAGCGCCACGCCGGGCACGCCGACGTGGTGCGGGAGCTGATCGACGGGGCCACGGGGCAGCGGGAGAAGGGGCGCAACATGGCCCCCGGAGACGCCGCACGGTGGGCGGACCACCGGGCCCGGGTGGAGCGGGCGGCGCGGGAGGCGGCGGCGGGCTGA
- a CDS encoding Bax inhibitor-1/YccA family protein, with amino-acid sequence MRSSNPVFSRRGFSRDNGYAGFNASPQAGAPAAGANPYAQGTAPNPYATNPYAQQDTQYGAPQAPARTGAMTIDDVVTRTALTLGTVVLGAALAWALLPVDEANLGKSYGIAIGAAIIAFVLSLVQSFKRKPVPALIISYAAFEGVFLGVISSAVSTYIGPGVVMQAVMGTMCVFAGVLLAYKMRWIRVTRRFYGFVMAAAMGFMLLMVVNLLFAAFGGGDGLGFRSGGLGILFGVIGIVLGACFLALDFKQVEDGIAYGAPREESWLAAFGLTITLVWIYLEMLRLLSILSGDD; translated from the coding sequence ATGAGGAGCAGCAACCCGGTCTTCTCGCGACGGGGCTTCAGCCGCGACAACGGTTACGCGGGCTTCAACGCGTCACCGCAGGCCGGGGCCCCCGCAGCGGGTGCCAACCCGTACGCGCAGGGCACCGCCCCGAACCCGTACGCCACCAACCCCTACGCCCAGCAGGACACCCAGTACGGCGCCCCGCAGGCGCCGGCGCGCACCGGGGCGATGACGATCGACGACGTCGTCACCCGCACGGCGCTGACACTGGGCACGGTCGTGCTCGGTGCCGCGCTCGCCTGGGCCCTGCTGCCGGTCGACGAGGCCAACCTGGGCAAGTCGTACGGCATCGCCATCGGCGCCGCGATCATCGCCTTCGTGCTGTCGCTCGTCCAGTCCTTCAAGCGCAAGCCCGTCCCGGCGCTGATCATCTCGTACGCGGCCTTCGAGGGCGTGTTCCTCGGGGTCATCTCGAGCGCGGTCAGCACCTACATCGGACCGGGCGTCGTGATGCAGGCGGTGATGGGCACCATGTGTGTCTTCGCCGGTGTGCTGCTCGCGTACAAGATGCGCTGGATCCGCGTCACCCGCCGCTTCTACGGCTTCGTGATGGCCGCCGCCATGGGCTTCATGCTCCTGATGGTGGTCAACCTGCTGTTCGCGGCGTTCGGCGGCGGCGACGGCCTGGGCTTCCGCAGCGGCGGCCTCGGCATCCTCTTCGGTGTCATCGGCATCGTTCTCGGCGCGTGCTTCCTGGCCCTGGACTTCAAGCAGGTCGAGGACGGCATCGCGTACGGCGCTCCGCGCGAGGAGTCCTGGCTGGCGGCCTTCGGCCTCACCATTACCCTGGTGTGGATCTACCTGGAGATGCTGCGCCTGCTCTCCATCCTCAGCGGCGACGACTAG
- a CDS encoding DUF4287 domain-containing protein, which translates to MSQVLSEETHRNLLSRIPHCTGREISDWLRTVEDGPALRFEEKVSWLRSEHDLAYGHAKALVHECDLRRAARKLL; encoded by the coding sequence ATGTCCCAAGTCTTGTCCGAAGAGACCCACCGCAATCTGCTCTCCAGAATTCCGCACTGCACCGGTCGTGAGATCTCCGACTGGCTCCGCACCGTCGAGGACGGACCCGCTCTCCGCTTCGAGGAGAAGGTCAGCTGGCTGCGGAGTGAACACGACCTCGCCTATGGCCACGCGAAGGCACTCGTCCACGAGTGCGACCTGAGAAGAGCCGCTCGCAAGCTCCTCTAG